Genomic DNA from Dissulfuribacter thermophilus:
ACCAGCTCCAAATTCAGTTCCAAATAAGGTCATGATTTCTTTAGGAAAGTTAATAAATATTATCAAAAGAGGAATAACAAGGTAAACCAACCAGGTGCAGATTGTACGAAGCATACATTGTAGGTCACCCCTATTGCTGCTGTGGTAATTTTCGCCGATTAAAGTAGGGATAACTGAGTTTATGGCTCCAAGGATAAAAGAAATAAGAATAGCTATCCGTAAAGCTGCACCATATATTCCTACATCTTTACTATCCAGAAGCGAACCAAGCATGATTGTATCCGTCCAGGTAAGAAGCATGCTTGAGGCCGAAACGATGAGTAAAGGCAAAGATGTTTTTACCAAATTTTTTGTAATATGAACTTCATTATATTTGTAAGCTCTTGATTTAGTGTTATTCAGCAGCCATTTCCTTAATGTAACAACATAAATTAAAAATATCGAAACTGTGCCTATTATATAAGCTAAAAAAGCGTGCCCAGTGTTCATCTTATCTGATGAAAAAAAAGCTATTACCAAGAAAGAGCACAGTATCAATACAGCCCATAAAAAGGACTGTCCAAATATAATTACCGTAAACTGTCTACAACCACGAAGTATTTCGGTCAAAATTGGAAGAAGAATTGAAAACGGTAGCAGCCAGAAAAGATAACGCAATATTAATGCTACGTTAGCATTTGGGAATAGCACAGCTATACTCTCACGAAAAAAAAAGATAATTAGCATAAAGATTATAGATGAAGACAATCCCAGAAGGATAGATATATATATAATTGACCGAATGTTTTCTTTTTCCTTCCTTGCGCGAAACTCTACCACATAGCGAAGTGCTCCCTTCGGCAAGCCCATGGCAGCCACACTCGATGTAATCGTCAGAAGGGTGATTCCGAGGTAATAATTGCCCAGTAAAGATGGCCCCAGCATCCTAGCAAAAATAAAGTTGGTCGCAAAAGCAACTCCTTTACCCATTACTTGACAAAGCATGGAAAGACTACTTCCTTTAAGAAGGACTAAAGAATCATTTCCTTTCATTTTTATTGAACTCTATTTTTGTTTATCATTTATAATTTTTTTAAGGAAGTAATCTACTGTAAGATCCAACCCTTTATCAAGCTCATACTGAGGCGTCCAGCCTAAAAGGTCTCTAGCTTTCGTGGTACTTGAATAATTACGCCTTACGTCACCTAAACGTGGTCGCCTGTGTACAACTGTAATGTCTTTAACTCCATATTTTTTGAGTATTCCAATCAACTTTTCAGAAAGTTCAACAACCGTGGTTTCAGCATTTGAAGCAATCTGAAAAATTTCGCCGCCAATATTCTTTTTGATAGCAGCCAGCCAAATGGCCTCAATAAGATCGTCAATATATATGAAATCTCTTGTCTGCTTTCCATCCCCGTATATTTCTAATTCTTCACTATTAAGTGCTCGCTTAATAAACTTGGCTACCACGCTACTTTTATGCCCCGATCCGGGCCCATACACATTTCCAAAACGCAATGCCACTGTTTCTACTCCATACGTACGGTAATAGGCAGAGCAGTAACCCTCGCCTGCAAGCTTACTTGCACCATATGGAGAAACCGGATGGGGTGCCAATTCTTCGTGAATTGGTGGATCCACTTCCCCTACCGGAGCTCCGCTTGATGCAAACACAAACCGCTGGACAGAATTAAGCCTAGCTGCCTCTAGATAATTCAATGTACCAATAACATTCGTCATGCAGTCCATACGGGGATTTTCCACTGAAGGGGCCACGCCAGTATTGGCGGCCAAATGTACGATGACGTCCATGCCTTGGGTAACTTGCATGGCGAGTTTTTCGTCCAGTATATCGCCAACACAGAGCTCAACAACTGTATTAGGACTCAGGACAGAGTGTTGAAGACTGAGTGAGGAAGGGGATATTTCGGTAAAATGGCATACACGGGCAAGGTCCTCGCGGCTTCCAACTGATAGGTTATCAACGACTCTTACAAAATGCCTCCCTTCTTCGACTAATCTCTTGACAAGACTTGTACCAATAAATCCACAGCCGCCTGTTATCAGCCAATGAGTTGGCTGTTTGGACTGAGGACTGAGTGAGGAGGACTGAGTTGTAATGTTCATTTTACGCTCCCTTTTTGCTTATAAATGGATGCTCTCTGGCCGCCGAGTTCCTGGGAAAGCTCAATTGCTAGGTTGTTAACTTGACCAAATTCTTCTTTGGATATGTAGCCTATGTCCAAAGCGACATTTAACCGTGATCTTACTTCAGCGCATAAGCCTTTCGCGATTACTACAAATTGATGAAATTCTGCCCTGCCTCCTCTTTCAAATCCTTCTGCTAAATTTGACATGACCGAAACAGTAGCTCTTTGTATTTGATCACGAAACCCAAAATCTCGTGAAAACTCCTCTTTCCTAGTCAACTGATATATCTTTTTGTCATATCTCTGGCTTTTTGCCAGGCAATCAAATCTTCAAATCTTGCAACTCTCCCCACGCTCCCACTCAATCCTCAGCACTCAGTCCCAAGAGTTATTTGGATCACATTGCCAGAGACATCTCTTCTTCTGCAACGGGTTTCCGCGAGTGCCAAGAATCGCCATCTCACAGAAAGCCGGCTTCTTCCAATACCTGTTCAAATGTCCCCATGCGCTGGCATTCTTCATAAAACAGCTCTATTGCTTCCTTGATAGATTCTTCTGCTTCTTTGATCGTATCGCCAAAACTTGATTCATTTATCTCAAGGGCCAGTGCTCGGTACTCTTTGGGACTTTGCTCATTTCTCAACACTCGGACCTCAGTACTCAGTCCTCAGTCCTATTCTTTAGCCCCATTTGACTCCACGAAAAATCTTGTGTTTCTGGATATTACCTGCGTATTTTTCCACTTTTTCAAACATTCCATGTAGTACTTCCTCTGTTAAATAATGAGGTTTGAGGCCTAGATCCTTGAGGCCGGTGTATGTAGGATTATAGTAATGCTCTTCCTGTTCAACACGAGGATTTTCAACATTTTTGATCACAACATTGTGCCCGCGTTCCTTTCCAATTCTGGCCACCTTTTCTGCTAATTCATTTACCGTAAAAGTCTCTGTGATCTGGTTGAATACTCGAAGTTCCCCGGATCGAGCAGGATGCAACATAGCAAGCTCAACACAGGCCAAGGTGTCGCGGATATTGAGATATCCACGTGTCTGGCCCCCCTTGCCGTAGACGGTCAGAGGATACCCGGCCACTGCCTGGGTTATGAACCGGTTGACAACTGTCCCAAAAAGTTCATCATAATTGAAAAAAGTAGCCAGTCTATCATCCAACTCTGTTTCTGGAGTCGAAAGCCCATATACTGGACCTTGCATGAGATCAGTTACTCTGAGTCCCCACGTCCTAACATAAAACCATAAAAGGTCAGTGTCTTGAATCTTGGTGGTATGATATAATGAACTGGCCTGACGAGGAAAGAGAAAACGATCCTTTCTTCCCTTGTGCTCAATCTCGATCCATCCTTCCTCGATGTCGATATTGGGTGTGCCATACTCCCCCATAGTTCCAAGCTTGATGATGTGGCAATCAGGAACATTTTTATGCACTGCCCAGGCTACATTGAGCGTACTCTGAAGATTGTTCATAAGGGTCAGGCTGGCAGCCCTATGATTCATCATGGAATATGGCGCAGACGGTTGCTCGGCGTAATGAATTACTGCTTCTGGTGCAAACGTTTCAAAGACTTCATTTATAAAATTCCAGTCAATTACATCACCAATGTATGATTTTATCTTATATCCTGAAACCGTATACCAAATACGGCATCGTTCATAGAGGTTTGGGACTTCATATAGTGGCTCAACATCTTCTTCCATGGCTAAACGCCGACGAAGATAGTTGTCGACAACTGTCACCTGATGACCTCTAGCGCTCAAATGCATGGCAGTGGGCCATCCAAGGTACCCATCCCCGCCTAAAATGAGGACACGCATCAGTTTGCTCCTTTACCTTCTTCTAACCTGGCCAATAGCGTTGGTCAGGATGATTACTTAAATTTGCCTCTAACAAGCGATTTTGCACTAGGAAATTACGCAACTCTTCCTTGCTCAAGATAGGTTCGCTTGCGGAAATATACGGCTTTTTTATTTTTTCATCTAGCAATTCAGGATAATCATACGTGATATTGCGGTAAATGCATCTGAATGCGGGCAACACCACAAAATATTGAGGCAGCTCCAAAGAGCGACGGGTCTCCTCTAAGCTCATTAACTCCTCATACATCTTTTCGCCTGGTTTAGTGCCAATAGTTACTATATCAATTTCTTCTGGACGATGGCCATATTTGGGAGATAGCTCCTCAATCATAACTTCAGCCAAATCCTTTATACGAATAACAGGCATTTTTGTTATGAACACCTCGCCGCCTTTAGCTAAGGCTACTGAATCGATAACTAGCCGCACAGCTTCCTCTATGCTCATAATAAATCTGGTCATATCAGGATGGGTGAGGGTTACAGGCCCCCCCTTACGAATTTGTTCATGAAAGATAGGAATAACTGATCCCCTAGAACCGAGCACATTACCGAAACGTGTTGAGGCAAATATGGGACCTCCTTTTGTCTGATTGCTATTTGCAGCGGTCATAAGGCGTTCGCCCATCAATTTAGAAGTGCCCATCACACTGGTGGGATTTACTGCCTTATCCGAACTGGTAAAAATAACCTTTTCCACCTCACATTCACATGCTGCCTCTATAATGTTTTGCACGCCCAAGATATTAGTTTGCACTGCCTCATATGGTGAACGCTCGCAGAGAATCACATGTTTAAAGGCGGCAGCGTGGAAGACAATGTCCACACCCTGCATCTTCCTTCGTAACTTGTCACGATCCCGAACATCTCCCAAAAAAAATCGAGCCTTTGGATTGCTGATAAACCGCTGCTCTAGAAAAAACAATTCACTTTCGTTATTATCTATTCCAATAACTTCAGCAGCCTGCAGTTCATCTCTGAGTAATTGCCTTACCAATTCAGAGCCTACAGTACCACAAGCTCCAGTAACTAAAATTCTTTTTCCTGCAATCATATCAATCTTTTCCTTTTTCATAATTAAAGGGTACTTATATCTCGCATTTAGCTGAAGATATTAACATTATTAAATGCGAAAAAGAACTATAAGACATTAAAACTATTAATATAAATATATAAATACAAACTATTTTTTCAGAAATTTTAGTTGGCAATTATAAGAAAAATATAAAGGCCAAAGAATTTATTTTTAAAATTTGGATTACATTATGATAGACTACCGCCATTCAGGTGAAAACTACCTATAATTCACCTGTACAAAGCTATTTAAGCACTAAAATTGTTACAAACTACAACACACAAAAATGGCAACACGGAATTGCCATCTTTGTTTTTCAATTCCTTATTCGAGCAATGTATCTCTTATGGATTACCCACCTCAACGAAGATAGCCCCACCTCTTCCCATTACAACAACCACTTCTGGTTACAGCTTAGTCCATAAAATATATTCTAGGTCTTTTAAAAATCGTCAAGATAAAACCCAATAAATTTTACCACTC
This window encodes:
- a CDS encoding NAD-dependent epimerase/dehydratase family protein, with the protein product MRVLILGGDGYLGWPTAMHLSARGHQVTVVDNYLRRRLAMEEDVEPLYEVPNLYERCRIWYTVSGYKIKSYIGDVIDWNFINEVFETFAPEAVIHYAEQPSAPYSMMNHRAASLTLMNNLQSTLNVAWAVHKNVPDCHIIKLGTMGEYGTPNIDIEEGWIEIEHKGRKDRFLFPRQASSLYHTTKIQDTDLLWFYVRTWGLRVTDLMQGPVYGLSTPETELDDRLATFFNYDELFGTVVNRFITQAVAGYPLTVYGKGGQTRGYLNIRDTLACVELAMLHPARSGELRVFNQITETFTVNELAEKVARIGKERGHNVVIKNVENPRVEQEEHYYNPTYTGLKDLGLKPHYLTEEVLHGMFEKVEKYAGNIQKHKIFRGVKWG
- a CDS encoding SDR family NAD(P)-dependent oxidoreductase codes for the protein MKKEKIDMIAGKRILVTGACGTVGSELVRQLLRDELQAAEVIGIDNNESELFFLEQRFISNPKARFFLGDVRDRDKLRRKMQGVDIVFHAAAFKHVILCERSPYEAVQTNILGVQNIIEAACECEVEKVIFTSSDKAVNPTSVMGTSKLMGERLMTAANSNQTKGGPIFASTRFGNVLGSRGSVIPIFHEQIRKGGPVTLTHPDMTRFIMSIEEAVRLVIDSVALAKGGEVFITKMPVIRIKDLAEVMIEELSPKYGHRPEEIDIVTIGTKPGEKMYEELMSLEETRRSLELPQYFVVLPAFRCIYRNITYDYPELLDEKIKKPYISASEPILSKEELRNFLVQNRLLEANLSNHPDQRYWPG
- a CDS encoding four helix bundle protein — protein: MTRKEEFSRDFGFRDQIQRATVSVMSNLAEGFERGGRAEFHQFVVIAKGLCAEVRSRLNVALDIGYISKEEFGQVNNLAIELSQELGGQRASIYKQKGSVK
- a CDS encoding NAD-dependent epimerase/dehydratase family protein, with the protein product MNITTQSSSLSPQSKQPTHWLITGGCGFIGTSLVKRLVEEGRHFVRVVDNLSVGSREDLARVCHFTEISPSSLSLQHSVLSPNTVVELCVGDILDEKLAMQVTQGMDVIVHLAANTGVAPSVENPRMDCMTNVIGTLNYLEAARLNSVQRFVFASSGAPVGEVDPPIHEELAPHPVSPYGASKLAGEGYCSAYYRTYGVETVALRFGNVYGPGSGHKSSVVAKFIKRALNSEELEIYGDGKQTRDFIYIDDLIEAIWLAAIKKNIGGEIFQIASNAETTVVELSEKLIGILKKYGVKDITVVHRRPRLGDVRRNYSSTTKARDLLGWTPQYELDKGLDLTVDYFLKKIINDKQK
- a CDS encoding flippase is translated as MKGNDSLVLLKGSSLSMLCQVMGKGVAFATNFIFARMLGPSLLGNYYLGITLLTITSSVAAMGLPKGALRYVVEFRARKEKENIRSIIYISILLGLSSSIIFMLIIFFFRESIAVLFPNANVALILRYLFWLLPFSILLPILTEILRGCRQFTVIIFGQSFLWAVLILCSFLVIAFFSSDKMNTGHAFLAYIIGTVSIFLIYVVTLRKWLLNNTKSRAYKYNEVHITKNLVKTSLPLLIVSASSMLLTWTDTIMLGSLLDSKDVGIYGAALRIAILISFILGAINSVIPTLIGENYHSSNRGDLQCMLRTICTWLVYLVIPLLIIFINFPKEIMTLFGTEFGAGYMVLVVLSLSQFINVFFGPVGYLLMMSGYERALSGITVACGLLNVLGNWILIPKIGILGAAISTGGTLVLQNLFMASVALKQMKIKATPKAPWFIAGIVLIMALISFVLKDYKVTLRIISAGVELLIGGVLILKCVIDDSDKRLVANVLKQVGIN